One Desulfovibrio fairfieldensis genomic window carries:
- the gatB gene encoding Asp-tRNA(Asn)/Glu-tRNA(Gln) amidotransferase subunit GatB, with product MAAYEAVIGLEVHVQLATASKLFCSCSTRFGQPPNTNVCEVCAGMPGALPVPNRQAVHYAALVGLATNCAINRRSIFARKNYFYPDLPAGYQISQFDLPICEHGHLDIVAEGQSKRIGITRIHMENDAGKNIHAQGENASYVDLNRAGTPLVEIVSEPDMRSAAEAVAYLKTLYGIVTYLGVCDGNMEEGSFRCDANVSLRPVGATAFGTRTELKNLNSFRNVQRAIEYEIARQQDVLDDGDSVVQETRLYDAVKNLTASMRSKEEAHDYRYFPDPDLLPVEIEAAELERWRAELPELPQPRAGRFMELTGLPEAEVEVLVQSRALADFFEAAAQKADPRKVANYVLGPLLRECNARNVPTGDPARWAMKPEALAELVRIVDQGLISAKIANDIFGDLFSNGAMPEAYVREKGLGQISDSSALEAAVDAVIAANPAEVEAYKGGKTKLISFFVGLIMRATKGKANPALVNELLNKKLQ from the coding sequence ATGGCCGCCTATGAAGCCGTTATCGGCCTGGAAGTGCATGTGCAACTGGCAACGGCCTCCAAGCTGTTCTGTTCCTGTTCCACCAGATTCGGCCAGCCGCCCAACACCAATGTCTGCGAAGTCTGCGCGGGCATGCCCGGCGCGCTGCCCGTCCCCAACCGCCAGGCCGTGCATTACGCCGCGCTGGTGGGCCTGGCCACCAATTGCGCCATCAACCGCCGCTCCATCTTCGCCCGTAAAAACTATTTTTATCCGGATCTGCCCGCGGGTTACCAGATCTCGCAGTTTGATCTGCCCATCTGCGAGCACGGCCACCTGGATATCGTGGCGGAAGGCCAAAGCAAGCGCATCGGCATTACCCGCATCCACATGGAAAATGACGCGGGCAAAAACATCCACGCCCAGGGAGAGAACGCCAGCTACGTGGATCTGAACCGCGCGGGCACGCCCCTGGTGGAGATCGTTTCCGAGCCGGACATGCGTTCCGCCGCCGAAGCCGTGGCCTATCTCAAGACGCTCTACGGCATCGTGACCTATCTGGGCGTCTGCGACGGCAATATGGAGGAGGGCAGCTTTCGCTGCGACGCCAATGTTTCCCTCCGGCCGGTGGGCGCGACGGCCTTCGGCACGCGCACCGAGCTCAAAAATCTCAATTCCTTCCGCAACGTCCAGCGGGCCATTGAATACGAAATAGCCCGCCAGCAGGATGTGCTGGACGACGGCGACAGCGTGGTGCAGGAAACGCGCCTGTACGACGCGGTGAAAAATCTTACCGCCTCCATGCGCAGCAAGGAAGAGGCCCACGATTATCGTTACTTCCCGGACCCGGATCTGTTGCCCGTGGAAATAGAAGCCGCGGAACTGGAACGCTGGCGGGCCGAACTGCCCGAATTGCCTCAGCCCCGTGCCGGTCGTTTCATGGAGCTGACCGGCCTGCCCGAGGCGGAAGTGGAAGTGCTGGTGCAAAGCCGGGCTTTGGCCGACTTCTTTGAGGCCGCCGCGCAGAAGGCCGATCCCCGCAAGGTGGCCAATTACGTACTGGGACCGCTGTTGCGCGAATGCAACGCGCGCAACGTACCCACTGGCGACCCGGCCCGGTGGGCCATGAAGCCCGAAGCCCTGGCGGAGTTGGTGCGTATTGTGGATCAAGGGTTGATCAGCGCGAAGATCGCTAATGACATCTTCGGCGACCTGTTCAGCAACGGCGCCATGCCCGAAGCCTACGTCAGGGAAAAGGGCCTGGGACAGATTTCCGATTCCTCGGCCCTGGAAGCCGCCGTGGATGCGGTAATTGCCGCCAACCCGGCGGAAGTGGAGGCCTATAAAGGCGGCAAGACCAAGCTGATCAGCTTCTTTGTGGGCCTGATCATGCGCGCCACCAAGGGCAAGGCCAATCCCGCACTGGTCAACGAGCTGCTGAACAAAAAGCTGCAATAG
- a CDS encoding polynucleotide adenylyltransferase has translation MELYLVGGAVRDLLLGRVPVELDFAFSGDMADFLAAHPDARPVGKSVRVCLWRGRECMPLRGGSLEADLLARDLTVNAMALDSRGLLRFHPEALADLRARRLRPASSTALADDPARVFRLARFAAQWPDWQVDDAAYGQMRALPAATLAAIPAERVCRELRKALAAPAPARFFEILAKGNALSPWFTELEAARDIPAGPARWHKNSVLGHTLRIMNLTAGDALAAWMAMCHDLGKVSTDPSLLPHHYGHERRGVAPALALAERLRLPVLFRKAGALAAAEHMKAGMFPTLRPGTRRDLLWRVHQAGLSAPFWRLADADSNSRVSIEARRQLAALLAVSLPPDWRNKGEQSARKLRELHCRALAELPADPASTH, from the coding sequence ATGGAACTTTACCTCGTGGGCGGGGCCGTGCGCGACCTCTTGCTGGGCCGCGTGCCCGTTGAGCTGGATTTCGCTTTTTCCGGCGACATGGCCGATTTTCTGGCCGCCCATCCCGACGCCCGGCCGGTGGGCAAAAGCGTGCGTGTCTGCCTCTGGCGCGGCCGGGAATGCATGCCCCTGCGCGGCGGCAGCCTGGAAGCGGACCTTCTGGCCAGGGATCTCACCGTCAATGCCATGGCTCTGGACAGCCGCGGCCTGTTGCGCTTCCATCCCGAGGCCCTGGCCGATCTGCGCGCCCGCCGCCTGCGGCCCGCCTCGTCCACGGCCCTGGCCGACGACCCGGCGCGGGTCTTCCGTCTGGCCCGCTTCGCGGCCCAGTGGCCGGACTGGCAAGTGGACGACGCTGCCTACGGACAGATGCGCGCCCTGCCCGCCGCCACTCTGGCGGCCATCCCGGCGGAACGGGTCTGCCGCGAACTGCGCAAAGCCTTGGCCGCGCCCGCACCCGCGCGTTTTTTTGAAATCCTGGCAAAGGGAAACGCGCTGTCTCCCTGGTTCACGGAGCTGGAGGCCGCCCGCGATATTCCGGCCGGACCGGCGCGCTGGCATAAAAATTCCGTCCTGGGCCATACGCTGCGGATCATGAATCTCACCGCAGGCGACGCCCTGGCCGCCTGGATGGCGATGTGCCATGACCTGGGCAAAGTCAGCACGGACCCGTCCCTGCTCCCGCACCATTACGGCCACGAGCGACGCGGCGTCGCTCCGGCACTGGCCCTGGCCGAGCGTCTGCGCCTGCCCGTGCTTTTTCGCAAGGCGGGCGCGCTGGCCGCCGCCGAGCACATGAAAGCCGGGATGTTCCCGACCCTGCGTCCCGGCACCCGGCGCGACCTGCTCTGGCGCGTGCATCAGGCCGGTCTGAGCGCGCCGTTCTGGCGGCTGGCCGACGCGGACAGCAACAGCCGCGTCAGCATTGAAGCACGCCGACAGTTGGCCGCCCTGCTGGCCGTCAGCCTGCCGCCGGATTGGCGAAACAAAGGCGAACAGTCCGCGCGCAAGCTGCGCGAACTGCACTGCCGGGCTCTGGCGGAACTGCCCGCTGACCCCGCTTCAACGCACTGA
- a CDS encoding ARMT1-like domain-containing protein, which yields MKKSREPSSVRDIRLGRDVCFDAWLYSMLMDNNLAYRMNPDIIASPEQLAFMIQLDDNQVYLPCSDATFAMLRADNLLPKLQAQYNRAWRIIMRLIRSMVQDRVERRRILHFCRYRFLQYIAQRTLIPSRLVKRMTDLVLAQSYSLGDPWRERRSASTLRQQEMLDMPEIRNNLEAMPRGKLPADMCETRQLLDSLELVRFFCLSAMAKEWQERLPSAQGIHRAMREAEQAAAPLRGYFSRTAGRSATVLFLCDADGGILFDLAMLQSLIRMGHRVICAVKSGFYFFAPTMDDMESDPTLERWLRGGIVLRETQLGKNDLLRHLREHRLVVIDDGTRERLNLYRVSVTFSRAWKEADVVLCKGWRAADIFLGSSHEFTRDIVCYWRDESGFRIELRRHAAAARKFSEEDIAAQADAIIKEMRAAHSEGRSVMFYSCVIGSIPGQTSVAVTLARTFVDNLRKKMDNILIINPAEHFVEGMDGDDLMFMWERVQRSGLIDVWRFQTVEDIEESFALLGRKVPPSWSGKDATYSTGCTKEMRIALDMQAKNREMQIIGPEPRLFFRRGEYGVGKYFDASISRPTGR from the coding sequence ATGAAAAAATCCCGCGAGCCGTCCAGCGTGCGCGACATTCGCCTGGGCCGGGACGTCTGTTTCGACGCCTGGCTTTACAGCATGCTGATGGACAACAACTTGGCCTACCGGATGAACCCGGACATCATCGCGAGCCCGGAACAACTGGCGTTCATGATCCAGCTGGACGACAATCAGGTGTATCTGCCCTGTTCCGATGCCACTTTCGCCATGCTGCGCGCCGATAATCTGTTGCCGAAACTGCAGGCCCAGTATAACCGCGCCTGGCGCATCATCATGCGCCTGATCCGCTCCATGGTGCAGGACCGCGTGGAGCGGCGGCGCATCCTGCATTTCTGCCGCTACCGTTTTTTGCAGTATATTGCCCAGCGGACGCTGATTCCGTCGCGTCTGGTCAAGCGGATGACAGATCTGGTTCTGGCCCAGAGCTACAGCCTGGGCGATCCCTGGCGGGAACGCCGCAGCGCTTCCACATTGCGCCAGCAGGAAATGCTGGATATGCCCGAGATCAGAAACAACCTGGAAGCCATGCCGCGCGGCAAACTGCCCGCCGATATGTGTGAAACCCGGCAGTTGCTCGACAGCCTGGAACTGGTCCGCTTTTTCTGCCTTTCGGCCATGGCCAAGGAATGGCAGGAGCGCTTGCCTTCGGCCCAGGGCATCCATAGAGCCATGCGCGAGGCCGAACAGGCGGCCGCGCCGCTGCGCGGCTATTTTTCGCGCACCGCCGGGCGCTCGGCAACCGTGCTTTTTTTGTGCGACGCCGACGGCGGCATCCTTTTTGATCTGGCTATGTTGCAAAGCCTGATCCGCATGGGGCACCGGGTCATTTGCGCGGTCAAATCCGGTTTTTATTTTTTCGCGCCGACCATGGACGATATGGAAAGCGATCCCACGCTGGAGCGCTGGCTGCGCGGCGGCATTGTGCTGCGGGAAACCCAACTCGGCAAAAATGACCTTTTGCGGCATCTGCGCGAACACCGGCTGGTGGTTATTGACGACGGCACGCGCGAGCGCCTGAATCTCTACCGGGTCTCCGTGACCTTTTCCCGGGCCTGGAAAGAGGCCGACGTGGTGCTGTGCAAAGGCTGGCGCGCGGCGGACATTTTTTTGGGCAGCAGCCATGAATTCACCCGCGACATTGTCTGCTATTGGCGGGACGAAAGCGGCTTTCGCATCGAATTGCGCAGGCACGCGGCCGCGGCGCGCAAATTCAGCGAGGAAGACATCGCCGCCCAGGCCGACGCCATTATCAAGGAGATGCGCGCGGCCCACAGTGAAGGCCGCTCGGTCATGTTCTACAGCTGCGTCATCGGCAGCATTCCCGGCCAGACGTCCGTGGCCGTGACCCTGGCGCGGACCTTTGTGGACAATCTGCGAAAAAAAATGGATAATATTTTGATTATCAACCCGGCGGAGCACTTCGTGGAAGGCATGGACGGGGACGACCTGATGTTCATGTGGGAGCGGGTGCAGCGCAGCGGCCTCATCGACGTCTGGCGCTTCCAGACCGTGGAGGACATTGAGGAAAGTTTCGCCTTGCTGGGACGCAAGGTGCCGCCGTCCTGGTCCGGTAAGGACGCCACCTATTCCACGGGTTGCACCAAGGAAATGCGCATCGCCCTGGACATGCAGGCCAAGAATCGCGAAATGCAGATCATCGGGCCTGAGCCCCGGCTCTTTTTCCGCCGGGGCGAGTACGGGGTGGGCAAATATTTTGACGCCAGCATCAGCCGGCCCACGGGCCGTTGA
- the ybeY gene encoding rRNA maturation RNase YbeY, giving the protein MALAKVHTQAARCAERVRILPHYAAHAWLLPLNRRELALALRIMLRALADAESGAPDSVELHLLDDAAVSAANRRFMNCMGPTNVLSFPGGEDLPGILLLSLDTLARECLLYGQEPAEHALRLLAHGMGHLAGLDHGPAMDRVCAACFDAARQALRV; this is encoded by the coding sequence ATGGCCCTGGCGAAAGTCCATACGCAAGCCGCGCGATGCGCGGAGCGGGTGCGGATACTGCCCCATTACGCCGCTCATGCCTGGCTGTTGCCCCTGAACCGCCGCGAGCTGGCTTTGGCCCTGCGGATCATGTTGCGCGCCCTGGCCGATGCCGAAAGCGGCGCGCCTGACAGCGTGGAGCTGCATCTGTTGGACGACGCGGCCGTCAGCGCGGCCAACCGGCGTTTCATGAACTGCATGGGGCCCACCAATGTGCTTTCTTTTCCCGGCGGCGAGGACCTGCCGGGCATATTGCTGCTTTCTCTGGATACGCTGGCGCGGGAATGCCTGCTTTACGGACAGGAGCCGGCGGAGCACGCCTTGCGGCTGCTGGCCCACGGCATGGGCCACCTGGCGGGTTTGGACCACGGCCCGGCCATGGACCGGGTGTGCGCGGCCTGTTTTGATGCCGCGCGGCAGGCTCTGCGCGTCTAG
- a CDS encoding PhoH family protein: protein MAVHSSMLETVEFDDPALANQLFGPHNAHLDLLAAASGAHIGNRGASIFIESPDPDVRQSLCNVFVQLYDLLRGGLALSQQDMARAYEMLRADPGLNLGQVFRDAVFVNTPRKTVTARNVAQKTYLELLRRHELVFAVGPAGTGKTYLAVAMALSMFQQHRVKRIVLTRPAVEAGERLGFLPGDLADKVNPYLRPLYDALHDMMPQAKVASMLEVGSIEVAPLAFMRGRTLNDAFIILDEAQNTTQEQMKMFLTRMGFGSRMVVTGDTTQIDLPMQPGGARPRSGLIHALNVLHNVPGLAVHRFSKADVVRHPLVGAIVSAYDHAEKDGASG from the coding sequence ATGGCAGTACATTCCTCCATGCTGGAGACAGTGGAGTTTGACGACCCCGCCCTAGCCAACCAGCTTTTCGGTCCCCACAATGCGCATCTCGACCTCTTGGCGGCAGCCAGCGGCGCGCATATCGGCAATCGCGGGGCCAGCATCTTTATTGAGAGCCCGGATCCGGACGTGCGGCAGAGCCTGTGCAATGTCTTTGTGCAGCTCTACGATCTTCTGCGCGGCGGCCTTGCGCTGAGCCAACAGGACATGGCCCGTGCCTACGAGATGCTCAGGGCCGATCCCGGCTTGAACCTCGGCCAGGTCTTCCGTGACGCCGTCTTTGTGAATACGCCGCGCAAAACCGTCACCGCGCGCAATGTGGCGCAAAAGACCTATCTGGAACTTTTGCGGCGGCATGAGTTGGTTTTCGCCGTGGGGCCCGCGGGCACAGGCAAGACCTATCTGGCCGTGGCCATGGCCCTGTCCATGTTTCAGCAGCACCGGGTCAAACGTATCGTGTTGACCAGGCCGGCTGTGGAGGCGGGCGAACGCCTGGGCTTCCTGCCCGGCGACCTGGCCGATAAGGTGAACCCGTATCTGCGGCCCCTGTATGACGCCCTGCACGACATGATGCCCCAGGCCAAGGTGGCCTCCATGCTGGAAGTGGGCTCTATTGAAGTGGCCCCCTTGGCTTTTATGCGCGGGCGTACCCTCAACGACGCCTTCATCATTCTGGACGAGGCCCAGAACACCACCCAGGAGCAGATGAAGATGTTCCTGACCCGCATGGGCTTCGGCTCGCGCATGGTGGTCACCGGCGACACCACCCAGATCGACCTGCCCATGCAGCCCGGCGGCGCCCGGCCGCGCTCGGGCCTGATCCATGCCCTGAACGTCCTGCATAACGTGCCCGGCCTTGCCGTTCATCGTTTCAGCAAGGCCGACGTCGTGCGTCACCCCCTTGTAGGAGCCATTGTCAGCGCTTATGACCACGCAGAAAAAGACGGTGCGTCCGGCTAG
- a CDS encoding HD family phosphohydrolase: MTTQKKTVRPASILALIQTLKVRHHCGWGLWALIGTLLFLALLAGANFEAVQRIYVAGQVAENDVIADRDILVEDTQATKARRKQVLLLQPPVYDLSLEPYTQFQSRVLEILRSLNNAGEQRPVPDAPLQRLVEELTPAVADEVLPELALPEVQTYLLKKLLPQIREHMAEGLVGDIRSARVGRSGVIIRNLDTNAEILRPDVNSLPDVQSFLAEISSQIRQAPSLNPQSRRAINILLSATLPASLTLNREATQKRGAAVVATVEPVYYQIQKGELVLRKGERVSREQQIKLQTLYKSASDPMRWSTAGGAFLCTLLLSVGFFVAPSGKPGTPLRCKDMLLIALLLFLFGVGAKSVYLLGLRMDSVSLLNSFAAAFPVAGAVGLVAMVFAARRYCTMGLLLSLLCMLMFQADYPLFIYYFLGGMLATWLVTSAQSRQDVVWSVIPLTVGQILIWFGTTLLAQTPPAEIPVQLTAVAINSLLSLILLFAVSPVLELTFGYSTRFRLMELMSLEQPLMQELMVTIPGTYHHSLVVANMVEAGAKAIGANSLLCKVAALYHDVGKLSYPEYFIENQFGGPNKHDKLAPSMSALILLSHVKKGTELAERYKLGQEITDIIRQHHGTRLVRFFYQKALNLGEKPRESDYSYPGPRPQTKEAAILMLADSVEASSRTLTDPTPARIKSHIDTIIKGIFSEGQLDESELTFKDLHFLSENFQRILTGIFHQRIAYPEAKIKDVTQADKSRTEAKPCDGKTQPCGKNGAPLARPGGEPLGLPAAKTRKNETGRPGTPATEPQSGSGN; encoded by the coding sequence ATGACCACGCAGAAAAAGACGGTGCGTCCGGCTAGCATCCTGGCGCTTATCCAAACGCTGAAAGTGCGGCATCACTGCGGTTGGGGCCTGTGGGCGCTGATCGGCACGCTGCTTTTTCTGGCCCTGCTGGCCGGGGCCAATTTCGAGGCCGTGCAGCGGATTTACGTGGCCGGTCAGGTGGCGGAAAACGACGTCATCGCGGACCGGGATATTTTGGTGGAGGACACCCAGGCTACCAAGGCCCGCCGCAAACAGGTGCTCTTGCTGCAACCTCCGGTCTATGACCTGAGCCTTGAGCCCTATACCCAGTTTCAGAGCCGGGTTCTGGAAATCCTGCGCAGCCTGAACAATGCGGGCGAGCAGAGGCCCGTGCCCGACGCCCCCTTGCAGCGCCTGGTGGAAGAGCTGACTCCCGCCGTGGCCGACGAAGTGCTGCCGGAACTGGCCCTGCCCGAAGTGCAGACCTATCTGCTCAAAAAACTGCTGCCTCAAATCCGCGAGCACATGGCCGAAGGCTTGGTGGGCGACATCCGCTCGGCGCGGGTGGGACGCTCCGGCGTGATCATCCGTAATCTTGACACCAATGCGGAAATTTTGCGCCCGGACGTCAACTCCCTGCCGGACGTGCAATCCTTCCTGGCCGAGATATCCTCGCAGATCCGGCAGGCTCCCAGCCTTAATCCGCAGTCCCGCCGGGCCATCAATATTTTGCTCTCAGCCACCTTGCCCGCTTCCCTGACCCTGAACCGCGAGGCTACCCAGAAACGCGGCGCGGCCGTGGTGGCGACGGTGGAGCCGGTTTATTATCAGATCCAGAAGGGTGAGCTGGTGCTGCGCAAGGGCGAGCGCGTGAGCCGCGAGCAGCAGATCAAATTGCAGACCCTGTACAAATCCGCCTCTGATCCCATGCGCTGGAGCACGGCGGGCGGCGCGTTTCTCTGCACTCTACTGCTTTCCGTGGGCTTTTTTGTGGCCCCCAGCGGCAAGCCCGGCACGCCGTTGCGCTGCAAGGACATGCTGCTCATCGCCCTTTTGCTCTTCCTGTTCGGCGTGGGCGCCAAGAGCGTCTATCTGCTGGGTCTGCGCATGGACAGCGTAAGTCTGCTCAATTCCTTTGCCGCAGCTTTTCCCGTGGCCGGGGCCGTGGGTCTGGTAGCTATGGTGTTCGCGGCCCGGCGCTACTGTACCATGGGCCTGTTGCTTTCTCTCCTCTGCATGCTCATGTTTCAGGCGGACTATCCGCTCTTCATTTACTATTTTCTGGGCGGCATGCTGGCGACCTGGCTGGTGACCAGCGCGCAGAGCCGCCAGGATGTGGTCTGGAGCGTGATTCCCCTGACCGTGGGCCAGATTTTGATCTGGTTCGGCACGACGCTGCTGGCCCAGACGCCTCCGGCGGAAATCCCCGTGCAGTTGACCGCCGTGGCTATCAACAGCCTGCTTTCCCTGATTCTGCTTTTCGCCGTGAGCCCGGTGCTGGAGCTGACCTTCGGCTACAGCACGCGCTTCCGCCTTATGGAGCTGATGAGCCTGGAACAGCCCCTGATGCAGGAACTGATGGTCACCATTCCCGGCACCTACCATCACTCCTTGGTGGTGGCCAACATGGTGGAGGCCGGGGCCAAGGCTATCGGCGCCAACAGCCTGCTCTGCAAGGTGGCGGCCCTGTATCACGATGTGGGCAAGCTCTCCTATCCGGAATATTTCATCGAGAATCAGTTCGGCGGCCCCAACAAGCATGACAAGCTGGCCCCGTCCATGAGCGCCCTGATTCTGCTCTCGCACGTCAAAAAAGGCACGGAGCTGGCCGAGCGCTATAAGTTGGGCCAGGAAATCACGGACATCATCCGCCAGCACCACGGCACGCGTCTGGTCCGTTTCTTCTATCAGAAGGCTCTGAACCTGGGCGAAAAGCCGCGCGAGTCGGATTACAGCTATCCCGGCCCGCGTCCGCAGACCAAGGAAGCGGCCATCCTGATGCTGGCGGATTCCGTGGAGGCCAGCAGCCGTACCCTGACCGATCCCACGCCCGCGCGGATCAAAAGCCATATCGACACTATTATCAAGGGCATTTTTTCGGAAGGGCAGTTGGACGAATCCGAATTGACCTTTAAGGATCTGCATTTCCTGAGCGAAAACTTTCAGCGTATCCTGACGGGTATTTTCCATCAGCGCATCGCCTATCCGGAAGCCAAGATCAAGGACGTGACTCAGGCCGACAAGAGCAGGACGGAGGCCAAGCCTTGCGACGGCAAGACCCAGCCCTGCGGCAAAAACGGCGCGCCGCTTGCTCGCCCCGGCGGGGAACCCCTTGGTCTGCCCGCTGCCAAGACGCGCAAAAACGAGACCGGCCGCCCGGGAACCCCGGCGACCGAGCCGCAGTCCGGCAGCGGAAATTGA